The following proteins come from a genomic window of Rutidosis leptorrhynchoides isolate AG116_Rl617_1_P2 chromosome 10, CSIRO_AGI_Rlap_v1, whole genome shotgun sequence:
- the LOC139872967 gene encoding nuclear transcription factor Y subunit B-3-like yields the protein MADSDNESGGHNTGELAAREQDRFLPIANVSRIMKKALPANAKISKDAKETVQECVSELISFITGEASDKCQREKRKTINGDDLLWAMTTLGFEEYVEPLKVYLAKYREIEGEKTMSLRPGEKDEGSGSGGSGGYGNNGMYGGYNSQFYNSGQYQQTVMGRGGGGSSLKPSR from the coding sequence ATGGCCGATTCCGATAACGAATCCGGCGGTCACAACACCGGCGAATTAGCCGCCAGAGAACAAGACAGGTTCCTTCCGATTGCTAACGTGAGCCGGATCATGAAAAAAGCGTTACCGGCGAATGCGAAGATATCGAAAGATGCGAAGGAAACTGTGCAGGAATGTGTATCGGAGCTTATAAGTTTTATCACCGGTGAAGCGTCGGATAAGTGTCAACGGGAGAAACGGAAAACGATTAACGGCGATGATTTGTTGTGGGCGATGACGACGTTAGGGTTTGAAGAATACGTTGAACCGTTGAAAGTGTATTTAGCTAAGTATAGGGAGATTGAAGGTGAGAAAACGATGTCGTTACGGCCTGGTGAAAAAGATGAGGGAAGTGGTAGTGGCGGCAGTGGTGGATATGGTAATAATGGGATGTATGGAGGGTATAATAGTCAATTTTATAATTCGGGTCAATATCAACAAACGGTTATGGGTAGGGGAGGTGGCGGGTCATCTTTGAAGCCTAGTAGGTGA
- the LOC139872968 gene encoding transcriptional adapter ADA2-like, which yields MGRSRAVNHSADEDSNQSRSKRKRTVSNLENLEAATSGQGMSEGKKALYHCNYCNKDISGKIRIKCARCSDFDLCVECFSVGAEVYPHKSNHPYRVMDNLSFPLFCSDWNADEEILLLEGIEMYGLANWNEVAEHVGTKSKAHCIEHYNTIYMNSPCFPLPDMSHVMGKNREELLAMTREHGEVTKGVPSEGEISVKEESPYSSRIKVEGLRQDGSAGRTSSALASDVGFVGFKRTSNIVQSDKGGDGVKLEDSHVDRSFGEKKLRTSVEEGPSLTELSGYNFKREEFEVEYDNDAEQLLSDMEFKDTDTDAERELKLRVLRIYSKRLDERKRRKDFILERNLLYADPFEQGLSPEEKEICCRYRVFMRFHTKEEHEELLKTVIEEHRIRRRIEDLQEARAAGCTTSADAERYIEQKRKREAEESARRVKDNVQPGPSGKFLQRANHLKGDADNSPRGGVRGPTGLDSSAKDSSTPVGLTIANLDNWDVSGHTGADLLSEAEKRLCAELRLLPAHYLNMLEKLTIEVLNGHIARKADAHRLFNVVDPNKVDRVYDMLLKKGIGQP from the exons ATGGGTCGTTCACGAGCTGTTAATCACTCTGCCGATGAAGATTCGAATCAAAG CCGATCAAAGAGAAAACGAACTGTGTCAAATTTAGAGAATCTAGAGGCTGCAACTTCAG GCCAAGGGATGAGTGAAGGAAAAAAGGCGTTGTACCATTGTAACTACTGTAACAAGGACATTTCTGGAAAGATTCGCATAAAGTGTGCTCGTTGTTCAGACTTTGATCTATGCGTAGAGTGTTTTTCTGTTGGAGCTGAGGTTTATCCTCATAAAAGCAATCATCCATATCGGGTTATG GATAATCTGTCGTTTCCCCTCTTTTGTTCTGATTGGAATGCAGACGAGGAGATATTGTTACTTGAG GGGATAGAAATGTATGGGCTGGCGAACTGGAATGAGGTTGCTGAACACGTTGGAACCAAAAGCAAAGCACATTGTATCGAGCATTATAATACCATATACATGAATTCACCTTGCTTCCCACTTCCG GACATGTCCCATGTTATGGGAAAGAATAGAGAAGAACTACTTGCAATGACCAGAGAGCATGGGGAAGTCACTAAAG GAGTCCCAAGTGAAGGCGAAATTTCGGTGAAAGAAGAGTCTCCATATTCTTCAAGAATCAA GGTTGAGGGCTTGAGACAAGACGGTTCCGCAGGTCGGACCTCATCTGCCTTAGCTTCTG atGTAGGTTTTGTTGGCTTTAAGAGAACGTCAAACATTGTCCAAAGTGACAAGGGTGGCGATGGAGTTAAATTAGAAG ATTCTCATGTTGACCGAAGCTTTGGAGAGAAAAAGTTGAGGACATCAGTAGAAGAGGGGCCTTCGTTAACAGAGTTGAGTGGCTATAACTTCAAGAGAGAAGAATTTGAAGTTGAATACGACAACGATGCTGAACAGTTACTGTCTGACATGGAATTTAAGGATACCGATACTGACGCTGAACGTGAACTTAAATTGCGTGTCTTGCGTATATACTCTAAAAG GTTAGATGAGAGGAAGCGTAGGAAGGACTTTATTTTGGAAAGAAATTTACTTTATGCTGACCCGTTTGAGCAAGGCCTTTCGCCCGAAGAGAAAGAAATATGTTGTCGGTACCGGGTGTTCATGCGTTTTCATACAAAAGAGGAGCACGAGGAATTGTTGAAAACTGTTATTGAAGAACACCGAATTCGAAGACGAATTGAGGATCTGCAG GAAGCTCGGGCTGCCGGTTGTACGACATCTGCAGATGCTGAAAGATACATTGAACAGAAAAGAAAACGAGAAGCTGAAGAAAGCGCACGCAGGGTGAAGGATAATGTACAGCCTGGACCTAGCGGCAAATTCTTGCAAAGAGCAAATCATCTTAAAGGGGATGCTGATAATAGTCCCCGTGGTGGTGTTAGGGGGCCCACAGGTCTTGATTCGAGTGCCAAAGACTCTTCGACTCCTGTAGGGTTAACTATTGCAAATTTGGATAATTGGGATGTTAGCGGACATACCGGTGCTGATTTACTCTCTGAAGCC GAGAAACGGTTATGCGCAGAGCTCAGGTTGCTTCCTGCGCATTATCTGAACATGTTAGAGAAACTGACCATAGAGGTTTTGAATGGTCACATAGCTCGAAAGGCCGATGCACATCGACTGTTTAATGTTGTTGATCCAAATAAGGTGGATAGAGTGTACGACATGCTTCTGAAGAAGGGAATTGGTCAACCGTGA